A genomic region of Ewingella sp. CoE-038-23 contains the following coding sequences:
- the trmD gene encoding tRNA (guanosine(37)-N1)-methyltransferase TrmD, whose translation MWIGIISLFPEMFRAITDYGVTGRAVKNGLLSVNCWSPRDFAYDRHRTVDERPYGGGPGMLMMVQPLREAIHAAKAAAGEGVKVIYLSPQGRKLDQTGVCELAAHQKIILVCGRYEGIDERVIKTEIDEEWSIGDYVLSGGEIPAMTLIDSVSRFIPGVLGRQASAEEDSFADGLLDCPHYTRPEVLEGMEVPPVLLSGNHADIRRWRLKQSLGRTWLRRPELLENLALTDEQEVLLREFQKEHRLSQQDYEGNAQA comes from the coding sequence ATGTGGATCGGTATAATTAGCCTGTTTCCTGAGATGTTCCGCGCAATTACCGATTACGGGGTAACTGGCCGGGCAGTAAAGAATGGCCTGTTGAGCGTAAATTGCTGGAGTCCTCGTGACTTCGCATACGATCGACATCGTACCGTGGATGAGCGGCCTTACGGCGGCGGTCCCGGAATGCTGATGATGGTGCAACCCTTGCGGGAAGCGATCCACGCAGCTAAAGCGGCGGCAGGCGAAGGTGTGAAAGTGATTTATCTTTCACCTCAGGGTCGCAAACTGGATCAAACCGGTGTTTGCGAACTGGCGGCCCACCAGAAAATTATTCTGGTTTGTGGGCGCTATGAAGGGATTGATGAGCGCGTGATCAAAACCGAAATTGACGAAGAATGGTCAATTGGCGATTACGTTCTCAGTGGTGGAGAAATACCGGCAATGACGCTGATTGATTCAGTCTCCCGCTTTATACCGGGCGTCTTGGGTCGTCAGGCCTCAGCAGAGGAAGATTCTTTTGCGGATGGTTTGCTGGATTGCCCTCACTACACCCGCCCTGAAGTGTTAGAAGGTATGGAGGTACCGCCAGTTCTGCTGTCGGGAAATCATGCTGATATACGTCGCTGGCGCCTGAAACAGTCGCTGGGTCGAACCTGGCTTAGAAGACCTGAACTTCTAGAAAACCTAGCTCTGACTGACGAGCAAGAGGTGTTGCTGAGAGAGTTCCAAAAGGAACATCGACTCAGTCAACAAGACTATGAAGGGAACGCTCAAGCTTAG
- the rplS gene encoding 50S ribosomal protein L19, protein MSNIIKQIEQEQMKQDVPSFRPGDSVEVKVWVVEGSKKRLQAFEGVVIAIRNRGLHSAFTVRKISNGEGVERVFQTHSPVIDSIAVKRRGAVRKAKLYYLRERTGKSARIKERLN, encoded by the coding sequence ATGAGCAATATCATTAAACAAATCGAACAAGAGCAGATGAAGCAAGACGTACCTTCATTCCGTCCGGGTGATTCCGTGGAAGTTAAGGTATGGGTCGTTGAAGGTTCTAAAAAGCGTCTGCAGGCATTCGAGGGCGTGGTTATCGCTATCCGTAACCGCGGTCTGCACTCTGCATTCACTGTTCGCAAAATTTCTAACGGCGAAGGTGTTGAGCGTGTATTCCAAACTCACTCCCCAGTAATCGACAGCATTGCTGTTAAACGTCGTGGTGCCGTTCGTAAAGCTAAACTGTACTACCTGCGTGAGCGTACTGGTAAGTCAGCTCGTATCAAAGAGCGTCTTAACTAA
- a CDS encoding ogr/Delta-like zinc finger family protein gives MMHCPLCGKVAHTRSSRYLSESTKERYHQCQNIECSCTFATHESVARVISKPGVNLQAGMRAV, from the coding sequence ATGATGCATTGCCCACTATGCGGAAAAGTCGCTCATACCCGCTCGAGCCGCTATCTCAGTGAATCTACCAAAGAACGTTATCATCAGTGCCAGAATATTGAATGCAGCTGCACCTTTGCGACTCACGAATCCGTGGCTCGGGTTATTTCCAAGCCGGGTGTGAATTTGCAAGCTGGAATGCGCGCAGTCTAA
- a CDS encoding contractile injection system protein, VgrG/Pvc8 family gives MITQLQLPAGAKIMPDFMLSVEDKALERNVSERVMSLQMTDNSGFAADMLNITFDDSDGAFQMPERGTVLSLSLGWAGQNLIGCGRFVVDTVIHKGAPDTLDVTARSADLRESMNTQGSYSYDDTTLGAIVNLISRRNKLPPANLLPEMAAIKIAHIDQTGETDAFFLMRLAQMYGAQATVKYGQIIFIKPGYGITGSGKAIPWMTIERSDGDTHSFKLSDVLAYSGVKAKWHDVKKGQSNKVGVQRTEKANSSAKVSHPNAKTPASPSAAGSAKEESYISGSNKKVLELNKIYPDEESATRAADAIFKQIQYDAATFDITLALGRADLFAQTPVTVSGFKDVIDQQRWIIDSVVHDVAGQGFVTTLKLKVYVEDITYQATSI, from the coding sequence ATGATAACCCAACTACAATTGCCCGCTGGGGCGAAAATCATGCCTGACTTTATGCTGAGCGTAGAAGATAAAGCTTTAGAAAGAAACGTCAGCGAGCGCGTGATGTCATTGCAAATGACCGACAACAGCGGTTTTGCCGCTGATATGCTAAATATCACTTTTGATGATAGTGATGGCGCATTCCAAATGCCCGAGCGCGGCACCGTTTTGAGCCTAAGTCTGGGCTGGGCGGGTCAAAACCTGATTGGCTGTGGCCGTTTTGTGGTAGATACCGTGATACACAAAGGAGCACCGGACACTCTCGACGTCACTGCAAGAAGTGCCGACTTGCGTGAATCAATGAACACTCAGGGAAGTTATTCTTACGATGACACCACTCTGGGTGCGATCGTTAATCTGATATCTCGCCGTAATAAGCTGCCTCCGGCAAACTTATTGCCGGAAATGGCGGCGATAAAGATTGCCCATATTGACCAGACTGGCGAAACCGATGCCTTCTTCCTTATGCGGCTGGCGCAAATGTATGGCGCTCAGGCTACGGTAAAGTACGGCCAAATTATCTTTATCAAGCCGGGGTATGGCATCACGGGTTCGGGTAAAGCTATCCCATGGATGACAATTGAACGTTCGGACGGTGACACGCATTCATTTAAATTATCCGACGTGCTGGCCTACAGCGGCGTAAAAGCCAAATGGCATGATGTGAAAAAGGGGCAATCCAATAAGGTCGGCGTGCAGCGAACCGAGAAGGCAAATAGCAGTGCTAAGGTGTCGCATCCTAATGCTAAAACACCGGCATCGCCAAGTGCTGCGGGAAGCGCCAAGGAGGAGAGTTACATCTCTGGCTCCAATAAGAAAGTACTGGAGCTGAATAAAATTTATCCCGATGAGGAGTCTGCTACTCGCGCGGCTGATGCGATTTTTAAGCAGATCCAATATGACGCTGCCACCTTCGACATAACTTTGGCCTTAGGCAGGGCTGATCTGTTCGCGCAAACTCCCGTGACTGTCAGTGGTTTTAAAGACGTGATTGACCAGCAGCGCTGGATCATCGATTCCGTGGTTCATGATGTTGCTGGACAGGGGTTCGTCACCACCTTGAAATTGAAGGTATATGTAGAGGATATTACTTACCAAGCAACTTCAATATAA
- a CDS encoding phage tail protein — MMMTLGLFVFKLRTLPYQTLKRDVGYGWVENKRVGQRPITQYLGLGTETITLTGQLLPEVTGGQTYLQVFESMADSGRAWPLIEGSGTIYGMFVVQSFNHTNSQLNTDGRARNISFELTLKRVDESYAAMFGDLQEQAKGLYNKASNTVKQLFPNGVSL, encoded by the coding sequence ATGATGATGACGCTAGGTTTATTTGTCTTCAAACTCAGAACCTTACCCTATCAGACTTTGAAAAGAGACGTCGGCTACGGCTGGGTGGAAAATAAGCGCGTTGGACAACGCCCGATCACTCAATACCTTGGCTTGGGTACCGAAACTATCACCCTCACCGGTCAGCTCTTGCCGGAAGTCACCGGAGGCCAAACCTACCTGCAAGTGTTTGAAAGTATGGCGGACTCGGGGCGAGCTTGGCCGCTAATTGAAGGTAGCGGCACCATCTATGGCATGTTTGTGGTTCAAAGCTTTAATCACACCAACTCACAGCTAAACACCGATGGCCGGGCGCGTAATATCAGCTTTGAACTGACGCTTAAACGCGTCGATGAGTCCTATGCGGCCATGTTCGGTGATCTACAGGAGCAGGCAAAGGGGTTGTATAACAAGGCGAGTAACACCGTAAAACAACTCTTTCCTAATGGAGTAAGCCTATGA
- a CDS encoding phage tail tape measure protein, whose translation MSNLEQMPETLGRIRQEMLSLAQASADVWARLRTPPPMTLFSMVTSDIREASKELISFNQQSKAINKLESTQDKMQLSRQRLDSAKARVVSLEADIHLSTPENHSAVQQQILQEARSISAKQFKKHEILSKSVSKQTESLRAKGINTDDIPAEKLRVQDQIQTTAASRQQSLELKGNLIGQKYKNRQQSVSQLKNASASAKAFAQPKLELVKNLLKPGADLEAGLSEVQAMLHLNNGDSRTAALRQQSLSMAASGHAPSDVVAKQKELAKGGMSADQVLAQTPVALNGATPAEQMAVTVKGDNLDGDITKLFASWDTIRINLFAGQSDALRQLTQTATGWLNTLNTWITDNPQMVNALLGLALGVTGLISGLGFLGGVIAPVLSGVNMLMAGAGLLGTVFSGAGGIMAGAFAAVGGPVVALIAIIAGIAIVVAQLWEPIKAFVGGVIEGFTAAMGPVSDAFAPFKTALGWITDLFKPIEFTQETLNGVGDVGKKVGAAIAQLFLDLNEAFSQMGAVFNWVRKGIDSLFGWNKSDDKGSSGSASAEPNAPLFGDSAPPSGGALNLYQPARTNSSNSLTDNRSTTFNLSYNTTNGADKDQFTGWFNDAINQREWNKTNDRLGQFGYGGMYS comes from the coding sequence ATGAGTAATCTTGAGCAAATGCCCGAGACGCTGGGGCGGATCAGGCAAGAAATGTTGTCATTAGCGCAGGCCAGTGCCGACGTGTGGGCGCGCCTTAGGACCCCGCCTCCAATGACCTTGTTCAGCATGGTCACCAGTGACATTCGCGAGGCAAGTAAGGAGTTAATTTCGTTCAACCAGCAGAGTAAAGCGATCAATAAGCTGGAGTCGACACAGGACAAAATGCAGCTGAGCCGCCAACGGCTAGACAGCGCTAAGGCTCGCGTTGTCTCACTGGAGGCGGATATTCATCTGTCTACGCCAGAAAACCACTCTGCCGTGCAGCAGCAGATTCTGCAAGAAGCCCGGAGTATCAGCGCTAAACAGTTTAAAAAGCATGAGATTTTGAGTAAATCGGTCAGCAAGCAAACTGAATCGCTGCGCGCCAAAGGGATTAACACCGATGATATTCCGGCGGAGAAACTGCGTGTTCAAGATCAGATCCAGACGACGGCTGCCAGTCGTCAGCAATCGCTGGAGCTCAAAGGTAATCTGATTGGGCAAAAATATAAAAATCGCCAACAGAGTGTTTCTCAACTTAAAAACGCGAGTGCTTCAGCCAAGGCTTTCGCACAACCCAAACTCGAGCTGGTAAAAAACCTGCTCAAGCCCGGTGCCGATTTAGAGGCGGGGCTTTCTGAGGTGCAAGCCATGCTGCATCTCAATAATGGCGATTCGCGCACGGCGGCGCTGCGCCAACAGAGTTTGTCGATGGCGGCTTCTGGCCATGCGCCTTCCGACGTCGTGGCGAAGCAAAAAGAGCTGGCTAAAGGCGGCATGAGTGCCGATCAGGTGTTGGCTCAGACTCCGGTGGCGCTGAACGGCGCAACGCCAGCAGAGCAAATGGCCGTCACGGTCAAAGGCGACAATCTGGATGGCGATATCACCAAGTTGTTCGCCAGCTGGGACACCATCCGCATCAACCTGTTTGCAGGCCAAAGCGACGCATTGCGCCAGCTAACCCAGACCGCCACCGGCTGGCTGAACACCCTCAACACCTGGATAACCGATAACCCACAGATGGTGAACGCCCTGCTCGGTCTGGCTTTAGGCGTCACCGGCTTGATTAGCGGACTGGGCTTCTTAGGCGGCGTTATCGCGCCGGTGCTGAGTGGCGTAAATATGCTGATGGCGGGTGCCGGGTTGCTGGGGACGGTGTTTAGCGGCGCGGGCGGCATTATGGCCGGAGCCTTTGCTGCAGTTGGCGGCCCGGTCGTGGCGCTTATCGCCATTATTGCCGGTATCGCCATTGTGGTAGCGCAGCTATGGGAGCCGATCAAAGCCTTTGTTGGCGGTGTTATTGAAGGTTTTACTGCCGCTATGGGTCCGGTCAGTGATGCTTTCGCTCCCTTCAAAACCGCCTTGGGCTGGATAACCGACCTGTTTAAGCCCATCGAATTTACCCAAGAAACACTGAATGGTGTAGGAGATGTTGGCAAGAAAGTGGGGGCTGCCATTGCACAATTGTTTTTAGATTTAAACGAGGCCTTCTCACAGATGGGGGCTGTATTTAACTGGGTCCGTAAGGGAATAGATTCATTATTTGGTTGGAATAAGTCCGATGACAAGGGGTCATCAGGCAGTGCATCTGCTGAGCCAAATGCACCGTTATTTGGCGACAGCGCGCCTCCTAGCGGCGGTGCCCTCAACCTGTATCAACCCGCGAGAACGAATAGCTCAAACTCATTAACTGACAACCGTTCCACCACATTTAACTTAAGTTACAACACAACTAACGGTGCTGATAAAGACCAATTTACTGGTTGGTTCAACGACGCCATCAATCAGCGCGAATGGAATAAAACCAACGACCGGCTAGGCCAGTTTGGCTATGGAGGTATGTACTCATGA
- a CDS encoding GpE family phage tail protein, translated as MADIAVIFHWPPSEMDGMSLTELMNWRYKALQRSGVKTDE; from the coding sequence ATGGCAGATATCGCGGTGATTTTTCATTGGCCGCCGTCCGAAATGGACGGCATGTCGCTAACCGAACTGATGAACTGGCGATATAAGGCGTTGCAACGCAGCGGAGTAAAAACTGATGAGTAA
- a CDS encoding phage tail assembly protein: MSTVENHDNTVILDVPLKRGDVEISEIQVTKPNAGSLRGIGLAALANADVDALITILPRITYPNLTKEECSRLELPDLIALAGKVIGFLSPKQDG; encoded by the coding sequence ATGAGCACAGTTGAAAACCACGACAACACCGTCATTCTTGATGTCCCGCTAAAGCGCGGCGACGTAGAAATTAGTGAAATTCAGGTGACCAAACCCAATGCGGGTAGCCTGCGCGGTATCGGCCTGGCGGCGCTGGCGAACGCCGACGTTGACGCATTGATCACCATTCTTCCCCGCATCACCTACCCGAACCTGACCAAAGAAGAGTGCTCACGCCTGGAGTTGCCGGACCTGATTGCGCTGGCAGGCAAGGTGATCGGTTTTTTATCGCCGAAACAGGACGGGTAG
- a CDS encoding phage major tail tube protein gives MALPKKLKYLNLFNDGNSYLGVVSSLTLPKLTRKLENYRGGGMSGSVSVDFGLDDDALALEWTIGGMDELVLQQWGSTADIPLRFAGSFQRDDTGDISAVEVVMRGRHKEFDFGEYKQGEDTETKISTQCTYFKLTIDGKELIEVDTVNMVEIVNGVDRLAEHRSALGL, from the coding sequence ATGGCACTCCCTAAGAAACTGAAATACCTGAACCTGTTCAATGACGGGAACAGCTACCTCGGCGTGGTCTCCTCGCTGACTCTGCCAAAACTGACTCGCAAGCTGGAAAACTACCGTGGCGGCGGCATGAGCGGCTCGGTCTCCGTGGACTTCGGCCTGGACGACGACGCGCTGGCGCTGGAATGGACCATCGGCGGCATGGACGAACTGGTGTTGCAGCAGTGGGGCAGCACGGCGGATATCCCGCTGCGCTTTGCTGGCTCCTTCCAGCGTGACGACACTGGCGATATCTCCGCAGTCGAAGTGGTGATGCGCGGCCGCCACAAAGAGTTCGACTTCGGCGAATACAAGCAAGGCGAAGACACCGAAACCAAGATTTCGACCCAGTGTACTTACTTCAAGCTGACCATTGATGGCAAAGAGCTGATTGAAGTCGACACCGTCAACATGGTTGAAATCGTCAACGGCGTTGATCGTCTGGCAGAGCATCGCTCGGCGCTCGGCCTGTAA